One genomic window of Mycteria americana isolate JAX WOST 10 ecotype Jacksonville Zoo and Gardens chromosome 6, USCA_MyAme_1.0, whole genome shotgun sequence includes the following:
- the DUSP29 gene encoding dual specificity phosphatase 29, with protein MDKMSSAGLNAGKKNAYRAIKVDPDEDYCTPGAFELERLFWKGCPKYTHVNEVWPNLYIGDEKTALDRYSLEKAGFTHILNAAHGQRNVDTGPEYYHDMTVEYHGVEADDLPTFKLSQFFYSASKFIDNALQDERNKVLVHCAMGRSRSATLVLAYLMIYKNMTVVDAIEQVSRHRCILPNRGFLKQLRELDIALALQRRNTKNSLPAGDDENSTTI; from the exons ATGGACAAGATGTCATCAGCAGGTTTGaatgctgggaagaaaaatgcatacaGAGCAATCAAAGTAGACCCTGATGAGGATTACTGTACCCCAGGTGCATTTGAATTGGAGCGACTTTTCTGGAAAGGATGCCCGAAGTACACTCATGTCAATGAAGTCTGGCCCAACCTCTACATAGGAGATGA GAAAACTGCGTTAGACCGCTACAGCCTTGAGAAGGCAGGCTTCACCCACATCCTCAATGCAGCCCATGGTCAGCGGAATGTGGACACAGGACCAGAATATTATCACGACATGACTGTGGAGTACCATGGAGTGGAAGCAGATGATCTCCCCACTTTCAAGCTCAGCCAGTTCTTTTATTCAGCTTCTAAATTCATTGATAATGCGCTTCAGGATGAAAGAA ACAAGGTTCTGGTTCACTGCGCTATGGGTCGCAGCCGGTCAGCCACATTGGTCTTGGCTTACCTGATGATTTACAAGAACATGACAGTGGTGGATGCCATTGAGCAAGTGTCAAGACACCGATGCATCTTACCAAACCGGGGCTTCCTgaagcagctgagagaactggaCATAGCGTTGGCACTGCAGAGGAGGAACACCAAAAACAGCCTACCAGCTGGTGATGATGAGAACAGCACCACGATCTAG